A region of Ammoniphilus oxalaticus DNA encodes the following proteins:
- a CDS encoding DUF1811 family protein — protein sequence MEKRFSEMSKAELDRQLLHLKESAMKKHQAGFYSEAAVYEQKFYFAKSYLIDTTRFQVNTEYYVIGEEQPFTLHYIRGRMAWGHFADSTEEIAFPIAKLARKES from the coding sequence ATGGAAAAAAGATTTAGCGAAATGAGCAAGGCAGAATTAGATCGTCAACTTCTACACTTAAAAGAATCGGCTATGAAAAAGCATCAGGCTGGCTTCTATTCTGAAGCGGCTGTTTACGAACAAAAGTTTTACTTTGCAAAATCTTACCTGATCGACACTACGCGCTTTCAAGTGAATACAGAGTACTACGTCATCGGAGAAGAACAACCTTTTACGTTACATTACATACGCGGTCGAATGGCCTGGGGACATTTCGCGGACTCAACTGAAGAAATCGCATTTCCAATCGCAAAATTAGCGCGTAAAGAAAGCTAA
- a CDS encoding glutamate-5-semialdehyde dehydrogenase produces the protein MSELLQKGKAAKQAAKTLGQASTELKNKALQAIADGLSANHTPILAANKQDVERAKAANTSAAILDRLILTEQRIQDMVTGVKQVIELADPLGEIMESYDRPNGIKIDKVRVPLGVIGIIYEARPNVTADAAALCLKTGNCAFLRGSSSALESNKAIVKVVQEALTSVGLPATAVQLLEDTSYETSDQMLQMNQFLDVLIPRGGAGLIEHVVKNATVPVLETGIGNCHVYIDEAAEPTMAVNIALNAKTQRPGVCNAVETLLVHKDWGVESLNKLISALNEQKVKVRACSQTKQTISDLDAADESDWATEYLDLTVALKLVDSVEAAIEHIDQYGSGHSECIVTENEQHARKFLNEVDAAAVYHNVSTRFTDGFEFGFGAEIGISTQKLHARGPMGLKELTSYKYILQGTGQIRS, from the coding sequence ATGAGTGAACTTTTACAAAAAGGGAAAGCGGCCAAACAAGCCGCAAAAACATTAGGACAAGCATCAACTGAATTGAAAAATAAAGCATTACAAGCGATTGCGGATGGATTATCAGCCAATCATACTCCGATCCTCGCGGCAAACAAACAAGATGTGGAGCGGGCCAAAGCAGCCAACACGTCAGCCGCTATTTTAGATCGACTCATTCTAACCGAACAACGGATACAAGATATGGTCACCGGCGTCAAGCAAGTGATTGAGTTAGCGGATCCACTTGGTGAAATTATGGAGTCATATGACCGTCCAAACGGAATTAAGATTGATAAAGTGAGAGTGCCGTTAGGCGTTATCGGGATAATCTACGAGGCCCGTCCAAACGTAACTGCTGACGCGGCGGCGCTGTGCTTGAAAACGGGCAACTGCGCTTTCCTGCGCGGCAGTTCTTCCGCTCTTGAATCGAATAAAGCAATTGTGAAAGTGGTTCAAGAAGCGCTAACGAGCGTTGGCTTACCTGCGACAGCTGTTCAATTACTTGAAGATACGTCCTACGAGACGTCTGATCAAATGTTACAAATGAATCAATTCTTAGATGTATTGATCCCTCGCGGCGGAGCGGGATTAATTGAGCATGTCGTCAAAAACGCGACAGTGCCTGTGCTTGAAACCGGAATCGGTAACTGTCACGTCTATATCGATGAGGCGGCGGAACCGACGATGGCGGTCAACATTGCCCTCAACGCAAAAACACAACGACCTGGCGTCTGCAACGCTGTTGAAACCCTTTTGGTACACAAAGATTGGGGAGTCGAATCCCTTAACAAACTAATTTCAGCGTTAAATGAACAAAAGGTTAAAGTGAGGGCTTGCTCACAAACGAAGCAAACGATCAGCGATCTTGATGCTGCAGATGAATCTGATTGGGCAACAGAATACCTTGATCTAACCGTCGCGTTAAAATTGGTTGATTCCGTAGAGGCTGCGATTGAACATATCGATCAGTACGGCAGCGGGCACTCAGAATGTATCGTAACGGAAAATGAGCAACATGCCCGTAAATTTTTGAATGAAGTTGACGCCGCAGCTGTGTATCACAATGTATCCACCCGCTTTACAGACGGATTTGAATTTGGCTTCGGCGCAGAAATTGGCATTAGCACACAAAAACTACATGCGCGCGGCCCAATGGGATTGAAAGAACTCACTTCTTACAAGTACATCTTACAAGGAACGGGACAAATCAGATCATAG
- the proC gene encoding pyrroline-5-carboxylate reductase, with the protein MLTNKKICFVGAGSMAEAVLAGILNQRIVKPGAISITNRSDRFRLDELVYNFGVVADADQKEKYIREADILILAMKPNDVESAIAEIKALTHSDQLIISVIAGITTTFISKQFGHHAPIVRAMPNTSATIGQSATGLCQGATATSEHLATASRIFEAIGMVVTVEEAQLDAVTGVSGSGPAYIYYIAEAILAGAMEAGLDQEMARELTLQTIIGAAQMLHETGETPTALREKVTSPNGTTQAGLDTLRSHKVDEAIVSCILKAKERSIELGTELTRSKA; encoded by the coding sequence ATGCTAACAAATAAAAAAATCTGTTTTGTCGGCGCAGGGTCAATGGCCGAAGCGGTGCTGGCCGGTATACTTAACCAACGGATCGTCAAACCCGGCGCGATTAGTATTACGAACCGCAGCGACCGATTCCGCTTGGATGAACTCGTTTATAACTTTGGAGTCGTTGCCGATGCCGATCAAAAAGAAAAATACATTCGCGAAGCCGACATTTTGATATTAGCTATGAAACCGAACGATGTGGAGAGCGCCATTGCGGAAATCAAAGCGCTCACCCATTCCGATCAGCTTATCATTTCCGTAATCGCCGGGATTACAACAACGTTTATTTCTAAGCAATTTGGCCATCATGCGCCAATTGTCCGAGCGATGCCGAATACATCGGCGACGATTGGACAGTCAGCGACCGGACTTTGCCAAGGGGCGACGGCCACGTCCGAACACCTTGCAACCGCTTCGCGCATTTTTGAAGCGATTGGAATGGTTGTGACTGTTGAAGAAGCGCAGTTGGATGCGGTTACTGGCGTCTCTGGCAGCGGTCCCGCTTACATCTATTATATAGCGGAAGCGATATTGGCAGGCGCGATGGAAGCCGGGCTCGATCAGGAGATGGCGCGCGAGCTCACCCTACAAACAATCATCGGGGCAGCTCAAATGTTACATGAAACGGGCGAAACCCCAACCGCGCTGCGCGAAAAGGTAACTTCCCCGAACGGCACAACACAGGCAGGATTAGATACGTTGCGTTCACACAAAGTCGATGAAGCCATCGTTTCCTGCATCCTTAAAGCAAAAGAACGCTCAATTGAACTTGGAACTGAACTCACCCGTTCCAAAGCTTAA
- a CDS encoding cupredoxin domain-containing protein: MLLLTLWTNPMEAAQPKIIVMSEQGFIPQQMAFKKGAQVELIVHNQGKLARRFVIPGFAVTSPFLMEGEMASIRFIPNQTGSFPIQGATSHTAEDPLIGSFVITE, from the coding sequence ATGTTGTTACTGACTTTGTGGACAAATCCCATGGAAGCGGCTCAGCCAAAAATAATTGTGATGTCAGAGCAAGGATTCATTCCGCAACAGATGGCTTTTAAAAAAGGAGCCCAGGTCGAATTGATTGTACACAATCAGGGAAAACTGGCGCGCCGTTTCGTTATCCCTGGCTTTGCCGTCACTTCCCCATTTTTAATGGAGGGAGAAATGGCTTCTATTCGTTTTATACCGAATCAAACGGGCAGCTTCCCGATTCAAGGCGCGACATCCCATACCGCAGAAGACCCGTTGATCGGTTCCTTCGTCATAACGGAATGA
- a CDS encoding spore coat protein codes for MQQNQNVIKNPPPANEPQVKGPEMNDRDRLNDALAGAKYLTDSFNIAVREASFDALHQDYMKILNETHQAARQSFLLMFQKGWYKLEAEEQQKLDQAYQQFSNYSTQFPYPVQ; via the coding sequence ATGCAACAAAATCAGAACGTAATTAAAAACCCGCCGCCGGCCAATGAGCCTCAAGTTAAAGGACCAGAAATGAATGACCGTGATCGCTTAAATGATGCGTTAGCCGGAGCCAAATATTTAACGGATAGTTTTAACATCGCCGTCCGCGAAGCAAGCTTTGATGCGCTTCATCAAGATTATATGAAGATCTTAAATGAAACACATCAAGCAGCGCGTCAATCCTTCTTATTAATGTTCCAAAAGGGCTGGTATAAGTTGGAGGCTGAGGAACAACAAAAATTGGACCAAGCCTACCAACAGTTTAGTAATTATTCCACACAATTCCCATATCCTGTACAATAA
- the proB gene encoding glutamate 5-kinase, with protein sequence MLQILQEKKRCRIVVKIGSSSLTEKAGGISLSKLTDHVDALAYMKQLGHEVILVSSGAVAAGFHSLGFAQRPSSMEMIQATAAVGQGLLIYTYSQAFSKFHIPVAQLLLTRRDFSTRQQFTNAHNTLTALLQRGAVPIINENDTVSIDELTFGDNDMLSALVAGAIHADLLIILTDTDGLYNANPRTDPTAKKIPLVEKITPEIEAMASGAGSDVGTGGMRSKVIAAKTALSFGVKVFVGEGVGQEKLYQILEGNGNGTYFGSTELSTMNNKKQWIAFHADVKGCLVVDGGAKMALMEMGKSLLPSGIIEVRGQFAQGDIVEVITAYGDRLGKGVVNYASDLIEQAMGHDSQYAMSLGSGNNRPEIIHRDEWVSYEWRE encoded by the coding sequence GTGCTGCAAATTCTGCAGGAGAAAAAAAGGTGTAGGATTGTCGTTAAAATTGGAAGCAGTTCCTTAACAGAGAAAGCGGGCGGCATTTCGCTTTCTAAGTTAACAGACCATGTCGACGCCCTCGCTTATATGAAACAGTTAGGTCATGAAGTCATTTTAGTTTCATCAGGGGCGGTTGCCGCCGGGTTTCATTCGCTTGGCTTTGCCCAACGCCCTTCATCTATGGAAATGATACAAGCTACCGCCGCTGTCGGACAAGGGTTGCTTATCTATACGTATTCACAGGCTTTTTCAAAATTTCACATTCCGGTCGCTCAATTGCTGCTGACACGACGCGATTTTTCAACAAGGCAGCAATTTACAAACGCCCATAATACACTAACTGCCCTGCTGCAACGTGGAGCGGTCCCAATCATCAACGAAAACGACACCGTCTCAATCGATGAGTTAACTTTTGGCGATAACGATATGTTGTCCGCCCTTGTCGCCGGAGCCATTCACGCTGATTTGCTAATCATTTTGACGGATACAGACGGGCTGTATAACGCCAATCCACGCACAGATCCAACCGCTAAAAAAATTCCGCTCGTGGAAAAGATTACGCCAGAAATTGAGGCAATGGCCTCCGGGGCTGGCTCTGATGTCGGCACAGGCGGCATGAGATCCAAGGTGATCGCCGCTAAAACTGCTCTATCCTTCGGCGTGAAAGTATTTGTCGGCGAAGGGGTTGGCCAGGAAAAGCTGTATCAAATCCTCGAGGGGAATGGAAACGGAACCTACTTTGGCTCAACCGAACTTTCCACGATGAATAACAAAAAACAGTGGATTGCTTTTCACGCGGATGTTAAAGGATGCCTAGTCGTCGACGGCGGGGCAAAAATGGCGTTAATGGAAATGGGAAAGAGCCTCCTCCCGTCTGGAATCATCGAAGTGCGCGGCCAATTTGCGCAAGGCGATATCGTTGAAGTGATCACCGCTTACGGTGACCGTCTTGGAAAAGGAGTCGTTAATTACGCATCCGATCTAATTGAACAAGCGATGGGACACGATTCACAATATGCAATGTCACTCGGTTCGGGAAACAACCGACCCGAAATCATTCATCGCGATGAATGGGTATCTTATGAATGGAGGGAATAA
- the cyoE gene encoding heme o synthase, which yields MKLETSATYSQEQDTVEALSSVEQDLGPLTWRDYVQVTKPGIVRSNLIVIVTGFWLASAWKGSFDFMLLLYTILGGSLVMAGSCVLNNYLDRDLDIKMERTMERPIATGRMSAKTALGYGMLLIIAGTTVLGLTAENGLAALLGIIGAFFYVVVYTAWMKRTTHLNTVVGAISGAVPPIIGWAAVTGNLEQGAWLLFSFLFLWQIPHFLALAMMKADEYREAGYHMLPVTNGFLETKRQILLWTAALVPVSLFMYEAGIVGKLYFISAAALGLGWLALAVKGFFAKDDMKWARSMFLYSLLYLVVSCVIMMVDVVI from the coding sequence ATGAAATTGGAAACATCCGCGACTTATTCTCAGGAACAAGATACGGTAGAGGCGTTATCTTCGGTTGAACAAGATTTGGGGCCGTTGACGTGGCGTGATTATGTCCAAGTGACCAAGCCTGGGATTGTCAGGTCGAATTTAATTGTAATTGTAACCGGTTTTTGGTTGGCTTCCGCTTGGAAGGGATCATTTGATTTTATGTTGTTATTGTATACGATCCTTGGCGGCTCACTTGTTATGGCAGGTTCCTGTGTGTTAAACAACTATTTAGACCGCGATTTAGATATTAAAATGGAGCGAACGATGGAGCGGCCGATTGCGACAGGTCGAATGTCGGCGAAAACAGCATTAGGTTACGGCATGCTTCTAATCATTGCGGGGACAACAGTGCTTGGTTTAACCGCAGAAAACGGCTTGGCGGCTTTACTCGGTATAATCGGCGCTTTCTTCTACGTCGTTGTCTATACGGCTTGGATGAAAAGAACAACCCACTTGAATACGGTGGTCGGCGCGATCTCAGGGGCAGTCCCGCCAATCATTGGTTGGGCGGCAGTAACGGGCAATTTGGAACAAGGCGCTTGGCTCTTATTTTCATTTCTGTTTTTATGGCAGATTCCGCACTTTCTTGCCTTAGCGATGATGAAGGCGGATGAGTACCGTGAGGCTGGCTATCATATGTTGCCTGTTACGAACGGATTTCTTGAAACAAAGCGTCAAATTTTACTTTGGACGGCAGCGTTGGTTCCTGTTTCTCTGTTCATGTATGAAGCGGGTATCGTTGGGAAGTTGTACTTTATTTCCGCTGCGGCGCTCGGACTTGGGTGGCTTGCTTTAGCTGTTAAAGGTTTCTTCGCAAAGGATGATATGAAATGGGCTCGTTCGATGTTCCTGTATTCTTTGCTGTACTTAGTCGTTTCCTGTGTGATTATGATGGTGGATGTGGTCATTTAA
- a CDS encoding DUF2573 family protein, producing METNKLVPELDGLIYKFTELLTGEATDENIEMVKIWCMYSHMLKVMPPLVKHWTSIEEHQDAKRKVREIFEQIQRQNEENKKQIRAHQATLNQSK from the coding sequence ATGGAAACGAATAAATTGGTGCCTGAGTTAGATGGCTTGATTTATAAATTTACAGAGTTGTTGACAGGTGAAGCAACCGATGAAAACATCGAGATGGTGAAAATTTGGTGTATGTATAGCCATATGTTAAAGGTCATGCCGCCGCTCGTCAAACATTGGACATCGATTGAGGAGCATCAAGATGCGAAGCGAAAAGTTCGAGAAATATTTGAGCAAATCCAGCGTCAAAACGAGGAAAATAAAAAGCAAATTCGAGCGCATCAAGCTACATTAAACCAATCGAAATAA